In Mustela nigripes isolate SB6536 chromosome 10, MUSNIG.SB6536, whole genome shotgun sequence, one DNA window encodes the following:
- the RGS4 gene encoding regulator of G-protein signaling 4 isoform X1 — MCKGLAGLPASCLRSAKDMKHRLGFLLQKSDSCEHNSSHSKKDKVVVCQRVSQEEVKKWAESLENLISHECGLAAFKAFLKSEYSEENIDFWISCEEYKKIKSPSKLSPKAKKIYNEFISVQATKEVNLDSCTREETSRNMLEPTITCFDEAQKRIFNLMEKDSYRRFLKSRFYLDLANSSSAGSEKQKGAKNSADCPSLVPQCA; from the exons ATGTGCAAAGGACTTGCAGGTCTGCCGGCTTCTTGCCTGAGGAG TGCAAAAGATATGAAGCATCGTCTAGGTTTCCTGCTGCAGAAGTCAGATTCCTGTGAACATAATTCTTCCCACAGCAAGAAGGACAAAGTGGTGGTTTGTCAGAG GGTGAGCCAAGAGGAAGTCAAAAAATGGGCCGAATCACTGGAAAACCTGATCAGCCATGAAT GTGGGCTGGCAGCTTTCAAAGCTTTCTTGAAGTCTGAATACAGTGAGGAGAACATCGACTTCTGGATTAGCTGCGAAGAGTACAAGAAAATCAAATCGCCCTCTAAACTAAGTCCCAAGGCCAAAAAGATCTATAATGAATTCATCTCAGTCCAGGCAACCAAGGAG GTAAACCTGGATTCCTGCACCAGGGAGGAGACAAGCCGGAACATGCTAGAGCCCACGATAACCTGCTTTGATGAGGCCCAGAAGAGGATTTTCAACCTGATGGAAAAGGATTCATACCGCCGCTTCCTCAAGTCTCGATTCTATCTTGACCTGGCCAACTCTTCCAGCGCTGGgtcagagaagcagaaaggagCCAAGAATTCTGCAGACTGTCCTTCCCTGGTCCCCCAGTGCGCCTGA
- the RGS4 gene encoding regulator of G-protein signaling 4 isoform X2 codes for MCKGLAGLPASCLRSAKDMKHRLGFLLQKSDSCEHNSSHSKKDKVVVCQRVSQEEVKKWAESLENLISHECKPGFLHQGGDKPEHARAHDNLL; via the exons ATGTGCAAAGGACTTGCAGGTCTGCCGGCTTCTTGCCTGAGGAG TGCAAAAGATATGAAGCATCGTCTAGGTTTCCTGCTGCAGAAGTCAGATTCCTGTGAACATAATTCTTCCCACAGCAAGAAGGACAAAGTGGTGGTTTGTCAGAG GGTGAGCCAAGAGGAAGTCAAAAAATGGGCCGAATCACTGGAAAACCTGATCAGCCATGAAT GTAAACCTGGATTCCTGCACCAGGGAGGAGACAAGCCGGAACATGCTAGAGCCCACGATAACCTGCTTTGA